Proteins co-encoded in one Bacteroidales bacterium genomic window:
- a CDS encoding DMT family transporter, translated as MKLKISNRVKGYLFAFIAVIAVSNVYIFSKAALNEVSMAQFGTYWFAFGFLWNILFTIQQKKIPTIKTFSKNQFLLLFTLGILEIGGTSFFFLAIHTVPNPAVVSFIGNINPVFVAILGFIFLREKFNIPELIGMSLALLGAFIISYRGGNIFKNIFIEGTDYIIISGFIYSFSTIIAKKNIHRIGPTIMSLNRTLHLALFSIAVLWYSGQSIHISSNTLLNIIIGSTLGPFLASLAGYQALRYIEAGRASVLGSSKGLFVLIGAFFYFGTLPQAHQIWGGLISILGVVLISMGKVWSSKKTKH; from the coding sequence ATGAAATTAAAAATATCAAATAGAGTTAAAGGCTATCTCTTCGCATTTATTGCTGTAATAGCCGTTTCCAATGTGTACATCTTTAGCAAAGCTGCTTTAAACGAAGTTAGTATGGCTCAATTTGGCACATATTGGTTTGCTTTTGGTTTTCTTTGGAATATATTATTTACTATTCAACAAAAAAAAATCCCGACAATAAAGACTTTTAGCAAAAATCAATTTTTACTACTTTTTACTTTAGGAATTTTAGAAATTGGCGGCACAAGCTTTTTCTTTTTGGCTATACACACCGTTCCTAATCCTGCTGTAGTTTCATTTATCGGAAATATTAATCCTGTTTTTGTAGCTATATTAGGATTTATCTTTTTAAGAGAAAAATTTAATATTCCAGAATTAATAGGTATGTCGTTAGCTCTATTAGGTGCATTTATTATTAGTTATCGGGGAGGAAATATTTTTAAAAACATTTTTATTGAAGGAACGGATTATATAATCATTTCCGGATTTATTTATTCTTTCAGCACCATTATCGCCAAGAAAAACATTCATAGAATTGGCCCGACTATTATGTCGCTAAATAGAACTTTGCATTTGGCTTTATTCTCTATTGCCGTACTTTGGTATTCAGGTCAATCTATTCATATTTCATCAAATACTCTTTTAAATATTATTATAGGATCAACTTTAGGCCCATTTTTAGCTTCCTTGGCAGGATATCAAGCTTTACGATATATCGAAGCCGGTAGAGCAAGCGTATTGGGAAGTTCTAAAGGATTATTTGTCCTTATTGGAGCTTTCTTTTATTTTGGCACACTTCCGCAAGCGCATCAAATTTGGGGTGGTTTGATTAGTATTTTGGGTGTAGTATTAATTTCGATGGGGAAAGTATGGTCTTCAAAAAAAACCAAACATTGA